One part of the Desulfonema ishimotonii genome encodes these proteins:
- a CDS encoding TetR/AcrR family transcriptional regulator, giving the protein MGIQERKQRERERRRQQIMIAAKRVFSVKGFSKTTMDDIAKEAELSPGTLYLYFKNKDELFSSLSIRVLQYLNIRLEHVINSSKPNSVEEKVGALKEAMYDVYKFDSMMLVNMFHLQSSDTVRNLSPQLLENIRELSHNSLGIMSQIFEEGIQAGIFFDMPPMTYADIIWSTFSGIVLWEESKRVFTHDKSYVEQALDTAFEIFRRGIKTTK; this is encoded by the coding sequence ATGGGCATACAGGAAAGAAAACAGAGAGAGAGAGAACGGCGACGCCAGCAGATTATGATAGCGGCAAAGCGTGTATTCTCTGTCAAAGGCTTCAGCAAGACGACAATGGATGATATCGCCAAAGAAGCCGAACTCAGTCCGGGAACACTTTATCTTTATTTCAAAAATAAGGATGAACTGTTCTCATCACTTTCCATCAGAGTCCTGCAATATCTTAACATCCGGCTGGAACACGTCATCAACAGCAGCAAACCGAACAGTGTTGAGGAAAAAGTCGGCGCACTCAAAGAGGCGATGTATGACGTCTACAAGTTCGATTCCATGATGCTGGTGAATATGTTCCACCTTCAATCCAGCGATACCGTCAGGAATCTGTCGCCTCAGCTTCTTGAGAATATAAGGGAATTATCACATAACTCTCTCGGGATTATGAGCCAGATATTTGAAGAGGGGATTCAGGCAGGCATTTTTTTCGATATGCCCCCCATGACTTACGCTGACATCATATGGTCCACTTTTTCCGGCATCGTGCTGTGGGAGGAGAGCAAGAGAGTGTTTACCCACGATAAAAGCTATGTGGAACAGGCGCTTGATACCGCATTTGAAATATTCAGGCGGGGAATAAAAACGACAAAATAA
- a CDS encoding L-lactate MFS transporter — protein MAQHYEKEPAQAWITTFAGTAINLCLGILYAWSIWKSALVNTDKQGEIMSGINAGWAYLNNAQASTPFSLCVIIFALLMIPGGRIQDKYSPKVGATIGGLCLALGCIIAGLMKSYAGLIIGFGILGGVGMGIGYAAPTPAALKWFGPHKRGLIAGLVVGGYGGAALYIGALGQYLIDNFGITGSFVGLGVFFAIVVIIAGQLLKTPPADYVPPVPPQKDMTAEQAATKAAATTKYDWEAGEMLKTWQFYALVLMFVLTTQSGLLIIANAKGLMVRAAKNLPFFMANAWILVSYGGLINASGRVGTGWYSDKIGRVNAYTINCGISALCMFMLPYVIASQSVFLLFLVVGVGYWQYGGGLSLMPSFTADFYGPKNLGFNYGLIFIGWGLGFFMARLGGTIEDITGSLNYAFYISGALLVVAVLLARITKRPRYASQAVVSEA, from the coding sequence ATGGCACAACATTATGAAAAAGAACCGGCACAGGCGTGGATAACCACATTTGCGGGTACCGCCATCAATCTTTGTCTGGGTATCCTTTATGCCTGGAGCATTTGGAAATCCGCTCTGGTCAATACGGATAAACAGGGCGAAATTATGAGCGGGATCAACGCGGGGTGGGCGTATCTGAATAACGCACAGGCATCAACGCCGTTTTCCCTGTGCGTCATTATCTTTGCCCTGCTGATGATTCCCGGCGGACGGATTCAGGACAAATACAGTCCCAAAGTCGGCGCGACGATCGGCGGGCTTTGCCTTGCGCTGGGTTGTATCATTGCCGGCCTGATGAAAAGTTATGCCGGGCTGATCATCGGTTTCGGTATTCTGGGCGGTGTCGGTATGGGAATCGGCTATGCCGCGCCCACTCCTGCGGCCTTGAAGTGGTTCGGTCCGCACAAACGTGGCCTGATCGCCGGCCTGGTGGTCGGTGGTTACGGCGGTGCGGCGCTTTACATCGGCGCACTGGGGCAGTACCTGATTGATAATTTCGGAATCACGGGAAGCTTTGTCGGGCTGGGTGTCTTTTTCGCGATTGTTGTCATTATCGCCGGACAGCTTCTGAAAACCCCGCCCGCGGATTATGTGCCACCCGTCCCGCCTCAGAAGGACATGACTGCCGAACAGGCGGCAACCAAGGCCGCCGCAACGACCAAGTATGACTGGGAAGCCGGTGAGATGCTCAAAACCTGGCAGTTCTATGCGCTGGTTCTGATGTTTGTCCTGACCACCCAGTCCGGGCTTCTGATCATTGCCAACGCCAAAGGTCTGATGGTCAGAGCCGCCAAAAATCTGCCCTTCTTCATGGCCAATGCCTGGATTCTCGTCTCCTACGGCGGGCTGATCAACGCATCCGGACGGGTCGGTACCGGCTGGTATTCGGACAAGATCGGACGGGTAAACGCCTACACCATCAACTGCGGCATCTCCGCACTCTGCATGTTCATGCTGCCCTATGTCATCGCCTCCCAGAGCGTTTTCCTCCTGTTTCTGGTCGTCGGCGTCGGGTATTGGCAGTACGGCGGCGGGCTTTCTCTGATGCCCTCTTTCACGGCTGATTTTTATGGTCCCAAAAACCTCGGATTCAACTACGGGCTGATCTTTATCGGCTGGGGTCTGGGATTCTTTATGGCAAGACTGGGCGGAACGATTGAGGATATTACCGGCAGCCTGAACTACGCCTTCTACATCTCCGGTGCATTGCTGGTGGTTGCTGTTCTGCTCGCACGTATCACCAAACGGCCCCGGTATGCGAGCCAGGCTGTGGTGAGCGAGGCATAA
- a CDS encoding permease: MIDVVYGITEECLHILFESAPYILFGLLIAGLLKAFMPEDFVARHLGKNNITAVIKSSLLGIPLPLCSCGVVPAAMGLRKNGASRGATVSFLISTPETGVDSVAVTYALLDPLMTVVRPVAAFITSVIAGMLVNLLPEKESSEAIPQDRLSGG, from the coding sequence ATGATCGACGTTGTTTACGGAATTACGGAAGAGTGTTTACACATACTCTTCGAGTCCGCACCTTATATTCTGTTCGGCCTGCTGATTGCCGGTCTGCTGAAAGCATTTATGCCGGAAGATTTTGTGGCCCGGCATCTCGGGAAAAATAATATTACCGCTGTCATCAAATCGTCACTGCTGGGAATTCCGCTGCCGCTGTGTTCCTGTGGTGTTGTGCCTGCGGCAATGGGATTGCGGAAAAACGGGGCAAGCCGGGGCGCCACGGTGTCATTTCTGATTTCCACACCGGAAACCGGCGTAGACTCCGTTGCCGTGACCTATGCGCTGCTGGACCCTCTGATGACCGTCGTCCGCCCGGTGGCGGCCTTTATCACCTCCGTGATCGCCGGAATGCTGGTTAACCTGCTGCCGGAAAAAGAGTCATCTGAGGCGATTCCCCAAGACCGGCTTTCCGGCGGGTGA
- a CDS encoding AAA family ATPase → MQLGSFQEMVCQRDIKNKISFNYTWPLKNELRVRDSVSGQSFSADQVKFDARAGMQNDERRALFLENLHYQLIHKTNPSLSIGMTKRSGKKSEYKVGAEAYKLVRNQGRVWNPGAPVRFYGFPDQVVAYYQNAEFVQKLNLIHEDLFRSVYYLGPLRTKTERLYSWTGTEPEGVGYDGENTIAALLAAKNRKISLGYKKVNKPFEQVIATKLKNMGLIDAFRMQRLSEKRQEYEVNIRTKGSKDWVDLPDVGFGISQVLPVLVQCFYAPHNSIIIMEQPEIHLHPRAQAELADVMIDVIKSRENNADRNIQLIIETHSEHFLRRLQRRIAEDTISAKDISAYFAKVDRTPAKLEPLEIDIFGNIKNWPENFFGDEMDDITGQATAAMKKRIEQEKKQEETNE, encoded by the coding sequence GTGCAGCTCGGTTCTTTTCAGGAGATGGTCTGCCAGCGTGATATCAAAAACAAAATCAGCTTTAACTATACATGGCCGCTGAAAAATGAACTCAGAGTCAGGGATTCTGTTTCAGGACAGTCATTTTCCGCCGATCAGGTCAAATTCGATGCGCGGGCCGGTATGCAAAATGATGAACGGCGGGCATTGTTTTTGGAAAACCTGCATTATCAGCTCATACATAAAACCAATCCTTCCTTATCAATCGGCATGACAAAACGGTCGGGAAAAAAGTCGGAATACAAAGTAGGGGCTGAGGCATATAAACTTGTGCGAAACCAGGGACGTGTATGGAATCCCGGCGCTCCTGTTCGTTTTTACGGCTTTCCCGACCAGGTTGTTGCCTATTACCAGAATGCGGAATTCGTTCAGAAGCTGAACCTGATACATGAAGACCTGTTCAGATCTGTTTATTATCTGGGGCCTTTGCGGACAAAAACGGAGCGCCTTTATTCATGGACCGGAACAGAGCCTGAAGGGGTCGGATATGACGGAGAAAACACAATTGCCGCTTTACTTGCAGCAAAAAATAGAAAAATCAGTCTCGGATACAAAAAAGTAAACAAGCCATTTGAGCAGGTAATTGCCACAAAATTAAAAAACATGGGTCTGATTGATGCGTTCAGGATGCAGCGGCTATCTGAAAAACGCCAGGAATATGAGGTAAATATCCGCACAAAAGGATCAAAGGACTGGGTGGATCTTCCTGATGTCGGTTTTGGTATTTCTCAGGTGCTTCCGGTGCTTGTTCAGTGCTTTTATGCGCCTCACAATTCCATCATTATTATGGAGCAACCGGAAATTCACCTTCATCCCCGTGCCCAGGCCGAACTTGCGGATGTCATGATCGATGTCATCAAATCCCGCGAAAACAATGCGGACAGAAACATTCAGCTGATCATTGAAACCCACTCCGAACATTTTCTCCGCCGCCTCCAAAGGCGCATCGCCGAAGATACAATATCAGCAAAAGATATTTCTGCCTATTTTGCAAAGGTTGACCGGACTCCGGCAAAACTTGAACCGCTTGAAATCGACATTTTCGGTAACATTAAGAACTGGCCGGAAAATTTTTTCGGGGATGAAATGGATGACATTACCGGACAGGCAACAGCGGCAATGAAAAAGCGTATCGAACAGGAAAAAAAACAGGAGGAAACGAATGAATAA
- a CDS encoding IS630 family transposase, producing the protein MRKKRSLNIRTHIFMPEETETLKRYRDGQKDYRLKLRFIALLLIAGNTGTEIVAAAVGKDIRTVETWYGKYLTHGPDALNSFQYQPKRCFLSDDQLADVIAWVKKELPSDTKVICHYIREQTGIAYCQSAVAKLLKKNGLRRLRPKLIPGKPPSEKEQTDFIEKYEKLRKSAADPESGRGVIFCDAMHFVHQTVPATCWGDPSERPVLKANSGRQRLNIMGGYDPVTCKLIHETDEKNCDSEKAIIFFKKLLRTYPKASMIKVFADNATYFHARNTQEWLEKNPRISLYFLPAYAPNLNLIERLWRFAKGKLIRNTYYEKYKTFRCHVFRLLNNIHNYESELSSLMVEKFQIIRQ; encoded by the coding sequence ATGAGGAAAAAACGCTCTCTGAATATCAGAACCCATATTTTCATGCCGGAAGAAACCGAAACCCTGAAAAGGTACCGTGACGGCCAGAAGGATTACCGCCTGAAACTCCGCTTCATAGCGCTTCTGCTGATCGCCGGCAATACCGGAACCGAAATTGTGGCCGCGGCAGTCGGAAAAGATATCAGAACCGTGGAAACATGGTACGGAAAATATCTTACGCATGGTCCCGATGCCCTGAATTCCTTTCAGTACCAACCGAAACGGTGCTTTCTGTCAGATGATCAGCTCGCAGACGTGATCGCATGGGTGAAAAAAGAACTCCCTTCCGATACGAAAGTCATCTGTCATTATATAAGGGAACAGACCGGGATTGCCTACTGCCAAAGCGCGGTTGCGAAGCTCCTTAAAAAAAACGGACTGAGACGACTCCGTCCGAAGCTGATTCCGGGAAAACCTCCGTCCGAAAAAGAACAAACCGATTTTATTGAAAAATATGAGAAACTCCGCAAATCCGCCGCCGATCCGGAGTCCGGCAGAGGCGTCATTTTCTGCGATGCCATGCACTTCGTTCATCAGACCGTGCCCGCGACATGTTGGGGAGATCCGTCCGAACGACCTGTTTTAAAAGCAAATTCCGGGCGTCAGCGCCTGAATATCATGGGCGGATATGATCCCGTGACCTGTAAGCTGATACATGAGACCGACGAAAAAAACTGTGACTCCGAAAAAGCGATCATTTTTTTCAAAAAACTGCTCAGAACCTATCCGAAAGCCAGTATGATAAAGGTTTTTGCTGATAATGCCACTTATTTTCATGCCCGGAACACACAGGAATGGCTTGAAAAAAATCCCCGGATCAGTTTGTATTTTCTCCCGGCCTATGCTCCGAACCTGAATCTGATCGAACGCCTTTGGCGTTTTGCAAAAGGGAAACTGATCAGAAACACATATTATGAGAAATACAAGACGTTCCGGTGTCATGTTTTTCGTCTTCTGAATAATATACATAATTATGAAAGTGAGTTATCATCTCTTATGGTAGAAAAATTTCAGATAATTCGCCAATAA
- the acs gene encoding acetate--CoA ligase, which yields MTEKEKKEVTEVSEAQIAVHWQEEGYYYPSPKFIAQANMTDETIYDRFSLDNFPNCFKEYADLLDWYKYWDEILDTSDAPCYKWFRGGLINASYNCVDRHLEKNGNKTAIHFVPELEEEKTDHVTYQELWVRVNEFAALLQDYCGLKAGDRVTLHMPMSAELPITMLALARLGVIHSQVFGGFSGKSAADRIVDSGSEYLITMDAYYRGGKLLDHKIKADEAFETAAEQGQNVKKVLIWQRYGGKYSAETPLVEGRDVIVNDLLKNYYGKRVDPVPMPAEAPLFLMYTSGTTGKPKGCQHGTGGYLAYAAGTSKYVQDIHPEDVYWCMADIGWITGHSYIVYGPLALCASTVIYEGIPNYPDAGRCWRIAQDLNVNIFHTAPTAIRALRKIGPDEPAKYNYDFKHMTTVGEPIEPEVWKWYYKVVGKGKAAIVDTWWQTETGGFLCSTIPAVKPMKPGSAGPGMPGIHPVVYDDEGHEVPPGQGIAGNICIQNPWPGMFQTIWGDRDRFVSQYFERYCKNPDSKDWRDWPYLTGDAAVVAEDGYVRILGRIDDVINVSGHRLGTKELESAALVVPEVAEAAVVPVKHDIKGVEPDMFIALKPGFEASEALAKKINDALITEIGPIAKARKVWIVPDMPKTRSGKIMRRILAAISNGTDVGDTMTLANPEVVEAIQKMASEG from the coding sequence ATGACAGAAAAAGAGAAAAAAGAGGTCACCGAAGTTTCTGAAGCTCAGATTGCGGTTCACTGGCAGGAAGAGGGCTACTATTATCCGTCCCCCAAATTTATCGCCCAGGCGAACATGACCGATGAAACGATCTATGACCGTTTCAGCCTGGATAATTTTCCGAACTGCTTCAAAGAGTACGCGGATCTCCTCGACTGGTACAAATACTGGGATGAGATCCTCGATACCAGTGATGCGCCCTGTTATAAATGGTTCAGGGGGGGCCTGATCAATGCCAGCTATAACTGCGTTGACCGCCATCTGGAGAAAAACGGGAACAAGACGGCCATTCATTTTGTTCCCGAACTTGAAGAGGAAAAAACAGACCATGTCACCTATCAGGAACTCTGGGTCCGGGTCAATGAATTCGCTGCCCTGCTTCAGGATTACTGCGGCCTCAAGGCCGGTGACCGGGTCACGCTTCACATGCCCATGTCTGCGGAGCTGCCCATCACCATGCTGGCCCTGGCCCGTCTCGGTGTGATCCACTCCCAGGTATTCGGCGGATTCAGCGGCAAATCCGCTGCCGACCGGATCGTTGACTCCGGCAGTGAATATCTGATCACAATGGACGCCTATTACCGTGGCGGCAAACTTCTTGATCATAAGATAAAGGCTGACGAGGCCTTTGAAACGGCTGCCGAGCAGGGGCAGAACGTCAAAAAGGTTCTGATATGGCAGCGGTATGGCGGGAAATATTCCGCTGAGACGCCCCTGGTGGAAGGCCGTGACGTGATCGTTAACGATCTTCTGAAAAACTACTACGGCAAACGGGTTGACCCGGTCCCCATGCCCGCCGAAGCCCCGCTGTTCCTCATGTATACCAGCGGCACCACCGGCAAGCCCAAAGGCTGTCAGCACGGAACCGGCGGATATCTCGCCTATGCTGCGGGTACCTCCAAATATGTTCAGGATATCCATCCCGAAGATGTATACTGGTGCATGGCCGACATTGGCTGGATCACCGGCCACTCCTATATTGTCTACGGTCCGCTCGCCCTGTGCGCGTCCACCGTGATTTATGAAGGGATTCCGAATTACCCCGATGCCGGACGCTGCTGGCGGATTGCCCAGGATCTCAACGTCAACATCTTCCACACCGCGCCGACAGCCATCCGCGCTCTCAGAAAGATCGGCCCGGATGAGCCTGCGAAGTATAATTATGACTTCAAGCATATGACCACTGTGGGTGAGCCTATTGAGCCGGAAGTCTGGAAATGGTATTATAAAGTGGTCGGCAAAGGCAAGGCCGCCATCGTGGATACCTGGTGGCAGACGGAAACCGGCGGCTTCCTGTGCAGCACCATCCCGGCTGTCAAGCCGATGAAGCCCGGCAGTGCAGGCCCCGGTATGCCCGGCATTCACCCCGTTGTCTATGATGACGAAGGGCATGAGGTGCCGCCGGGTCAGGGCATTGCCGGCAATATCTGCATTCAGAACCCCTGGCCGGGCATGTTCCAGACCATCTGGGGCGACCGCGACCGTTTTGTCAGTCAGTATTTCGAGCGCTACTGCAAGAACCCGGACAGCAAGGACTGGAGAGACTGGCCCTATCTGACCGGTGACGCAGCTGTGGTGGCCGAAGACGGCTATGTCCGTATCCTGGGACGTATTGACGACGTGATCAACGTTTCCGGCCACCGCCTCGGCACCAAGGAGCTTGAATCCGCAGCCCTGGTTGTCCCCGAAGTGGCCGAAGCAGCCGTTGTGCCGGTCAAACACGATATCAAGGGTGTGGAGCCGGATATGTTTATCGCACTGAAACCCGGATTCGAGGCCAGCGAGGCACTTGCCAAAAAAATCAATGACGCCCTGATCACGGAGATCGGTCCCATTGCCAAGGCCCGCAAGGTCTGGATCGTTCCGGATATGCCCAAAACCCGCTCCGGTAAGATCATGCGCCGGATTCTCGCGGCGATCTCCAACGGTACCGATGTGGGGGATACCATGACCCTGGCAAACCCCGAAGTTGTCGAGGCCATCCAGAAGATGGCGTCAGAAGGGTAG
- a CDS encoding RNA ligase family protein: MEGHFYKFPSTPHLAVLKGNSVRGDKVLTDAEQHTFLRKKIIAEEKADGANLGISFDSSGNLVLRNRGTLIRPPYSGQWKKLSEWLPSRLDTFFDGLTDRLILFGEWCYARHSVEYNRLPDWFLGFDIFSKKEGRFFCVLRRNTLLRELKVVPVPEISQGIFTIAELQSLMSASQLGNRPAEGLYLRLDQGDWLKQRTKLVRPEFVQSIGEHWSRSAITPNRLAKRPYDFIQK; this comes from the coding sequence ATGGAAGGTCACTTTTACAAATTTCCTTCCACACCGCATTTGGCTGTTTTAAAAGGCAATTCGGTGCGCGGAGATAAAGTGCTGACAGATGCGGAACAGCATACATTTCTCCGAAAAAAAATTATTGCGGAGGAAAAAGCGGATGGTGCAAATCTGGGGATTTCCTTTGATTCTTCAGGAAATCTCGTCCTCCGAAACCGGGGCACACTGATCCGTCCCCCTTATTCCGGCCAATGGAAAAAACTCTCCGAATGGCTGCCTTCCAGGCTGGATACTTTTTTTGACGGGCTGACGGATCGTCTCATCCTGTTCGGTGAATGGTGTTATGCCCGGCACTCGGTTGAATACAATAGGCTGCCGGACTGGTTTCTCGGATTTGATATTTTTTCCAAAAAAGAAGGCAGGTTCTTCTGCGTCTTACGTCGGAATACGCTGTTACGGGAGTTAAAAGTAGTGCCGGTTCCTGAAATCAGCCAGGGAATATTCACGATTGCGGAACTTCAGAGCCTGATGTCCGCATCTCAATTGGGCAACAGACCTGCTGAAGGGCTGTACCTTCGACTTGATCAGGGAGACTGGCTTAAACAGCGTACCAAATTAGTTCGGCCAGAGTTTGTTCAATCCATAGGCGAACATTGGTCCCGCTCTGCAATCACACCGAACCGACTGGCAAAGAGGCCTTATGATTTTATTCAAAAATAA
- a CDS encoding AAA family ATPase, whose amino-acid sequence MAVITISRQFGAGGKTLGKVLAKKLGYELVDEDIIQMVADKANVSTDWVESTEKEAGGKLLKFMSGLISKSYVERILGDDKGYMDEEIYVNALRDVIQQVAKEDNVIVVGRGGQYVLQDHPGAFHVLLIADMADRITFMENHYDLSHEEAKRVVEQQGSRRANLYRKFGKEDYDLPNLYHVVLNMSKLDMDKASDFIFRMVSDVVCHLVE is encoded by the coding sequence ATGGCGGTTATTACCATCTCAAGACAATTTGGCGCGGGCGGCAAGACGCTGGGAAAAGTTCTTGCCAAAAAACTGGGATATGAGCTGGTGGATGAGGATATCATCCAGATGGTTGCCGACAAGGCGAATGTGTCAACAGACTGGGTGGAGTCCACCGAAAAAGAGGCCGGCGGAAAGCTGTTGAAGTTCATGTCCGGTCTGATTTCCAAAAGCTATGTCGAGCGGATTCTGGGGGACGACAAGGGGTATATGGATGAAGAAATCTATGTGAATGCCCTCCGCGACGTGATTCAGCAGGTGGCAAAGGAGGATAACGTCATTGTCGTCGGCAGGGGCGGGCAATATGTCCTGCAGGACCATCCCGGCGCCTTTCACGTTCTCCTGATCGCCGATATGGCAGACCGGATCACCTTTATGGAGAATCATTACGATCTCTCCCATGAGGAGGCAAAGCGCGTTGTTGAGCAGCAGGGAAGCCGCCGGGCCAATTTATACCGGAAATTCGGCAAGGAAGACTATGACCTGCCCAACCTGTATCATGTTGTCCTTAATATGAGCAAGCTGGACATGGACAAGGCATCGGATTTTATTTTCAGAATGGTTTCAGACGTTGTCTGCCATCTGGTTGAATAG
- a CDS encoding SPL family radical SAM protein — translation MSLTKLYIDERVAGTPEVLSIRSRLNLPVEPVADVREVFEWISAAADPIQRAKESLFLTRNRGAFIRKCPGTREYTCCGYMILHIGTFCTMDCSYCILQSYFHPPVLQFFVNHDDMLAELDRAFEEKAFRRIGTGEFTDSMIWDLWTDFSTVLVSKFAQQSHMMLELKTKTTAIDNLRGLDHRRRTAVAWSVNTEAVIRVNERGTASLTARLKAAARCESWGYPVAFHFDPMVIYEGCEADYQQVVEQIFSHVSPDNVLWISIGTFRFMPGLKPVVQKRFPDSKIVYGEFISGLDEKMRYFKPLRIHLYQAIYSRIRAIAPDVRVYFCMEDDEVWQKSLGFVPEERGGLPEMLDQSAITHCELKAG, via the coding sequence TTGTCACTTACCAAACTATACATAGATGAGCGTGTGGCCGGGACGCCCGAAGTCCTTTCCATCCGGTCCCGTCTGAATCTTCCTGTCGAACCGGTTGCGGATGTCCGTGAGGTGTTTGAATGGATATCTGCGGCGGCGGATCCGATTCAGCGGGCCAAGGAAAGCCTTTTTCTGACCCGGAACCGGGGCGCGTTTATACGGAAATGTCCTGGAACCCGTGAATATACCTGTTGCGGATATATGATTCTGCATATCGGCACATTTTGCACAATGGATTGTTCCTACTGCATCCTGCAATCCTATTTTCATCCGCCGGTACTCCAGTTTTTTGTTAACCATGATGACATGCTGGCCGAACTGGACCGGGCTTTTGAGGAAAAGGCATTTCGCCGAATCGGGACGGGCGAGTTTACAGACAGCATGATATGGGATCTCTGGACCGATTTTTCCACGGTTCTGGTGTCAAAGTTCGCGCAGCAATCCCACATGATGCTGGAGCTGAAAACCAAGACAACGGCCATTGACAATCTGAGGGGACTGGACCATCGGCGACGGACTGCGGTAGCCTGGTCCGTCAATACCGAGGCGGTGATCCGCGTCAATGAGCGGGGAACCGCTTCGCTTACCGCCCGTCTGAAGGCGGCCGCCCGATGTGAGTCCTGGGGCTATCCGGTTGCCTTCCATTTTGACCCGATGGTGATTTATGAGGGATGCGAGGCCGATTATCAGCAGGTGGTGGAGCAGATTTTCAGCCATGTCTCCCCCGATAATGTCCTCTGGATCAGCATCGGGACGTTTCGTTTTATGCCGGGACTGAAGCCGGTTGTGCAGAAGCGCTTTCCCGACTCCAAAATTGTCTACGGGGAGTTTATATCGGGCCTGGATGAAAAGATGCGCTATTTCAAGCCGCTGCGCATTCATCTGTATCAGGCCATCTACTCCCGGATCAGGGCAATTGCCCCGGACGTGCGGGTCTATTTCTGCATGGAGGATGACGAGGTCTGGCAGAAGTCTCTGGGATTTGTCCCCGAAGAGCGCGGCGGACTGCCGGAGATGCTGGATCAGAGTGCGATAACCCATTGTGAACTGAAGGCAGGGTAG
- a CDS encoding permease, giving the protein MIPTSPQSGFTGRLKKGLSFAYGELLADIGVWLLMGIFIAGTISCLVPDGLIEQYLGEGIMPMLIMLVIGMPVFVCATSSTPIVAALALKGLSPGAALVFLLAGPVTNAATVTVLIKILGKRVTAIYVAVIAVISLLLGVSVNYLYGLFNISVTGWVQGVASEEHGIFAMAMSALLVILTLKSVLPGLKNKHRHPAKPGDAKCCH; this is encoded by the coding sequence ATGATCCCAACCTCCCCGCAGTCCGGGTTCACGGGGCGGCTGAAAAAAGGCCTGTCATTTGCTTACGGCGAACTGCTGGCAGATATCGGCGTGTGGCTTCTCATGGGAATTTTCATTGCGGGGACCATCTCCTGCCTGGTTCCGGACGGTCTTATCGAACAATATCTCGGTGAAGGAATCATGCCCATGCTGATCATGCTGGTGATCGGTATGCCGGTCTTTGTCTGCGCAACCTCATCCACCCCCATTGTCGCCGCGCTGGCGCTCAAGGGACTTTCACCGGGCGCGGCCCTGGTGTTTCTGCTGGCCGGACCGGTGACAAATGCGGCCACCGTTACCGTACTGATAAAAATTCTCGGCAAACGGGTAACGGCCATCTATGTGGCGGTAATTGCTGTGATCTCCCTGCTGCTCGGTGTCAGTGTGAATTATCTTTACGGCCTGTTCAATATCAGCGTAACCGGATGGGTTCAGGGTGTGGCCTCCGAAGAACATGGCATTTTCGCAATGGCCATGTCGGCCCTTCTGGTTATTCTGACCCTGAAAAGCGTACTGCCAGGCCTGAAGAACAAACACCGTCACCCCGCAAAACCGGGCGATGCCAAATGTTGCCATTGA
- a CDS encoding site-2 protease family protein yields the protein MKPLLSIPYVPDVTHFAIDDMVSFIVSALIAVMVNAEGQGFMATLLGDTHPDRSRRLHFNAFLHLDLLGTLCFLVAGFGWPRKVMIDPSRFSSPRIHMLICRVAGPVANLLMASIAGSIVWILTRYGAEDRVFTMVVIVNLTMAVYGLLPIAPLAGSGVLDILCGPWQGFLRYYHLAGPYLLIGLFLLERLTQVALPGRFLDPLVVAAVDYLTGT from the coding sequence GTGAAACCGCTTTTATCCATTCCCTATGTTCCCGACGTTACCCATTTTGCCATAGATGACATGGTCTCATTTATTGTCTCCGCGCTGATCGCCGTTATGGTCAATGCCGAAGGGCAGGGCTTTATGGCAACACTCCTGGGGGATACCCACCCTGACAGAAGCCGGCGGCTGCACTTTAACGCATTTCTTCATCTGGATCTGCTGGGAACCCTCTGCTTTTTAGTGGCCGGGTTTGGCTGGCCCAGAAAGGTGATGATTGACCCGTCCCGGTTTTCGTCGCCGCGCATACATATGCTGATCTGCCGGGTGGCCGGACCGGTTGCCAATTTACTGATGGCCAGCATTGCCGGCAGCATCGTCTGGATTCTGACACGCTACGGTGCTGAAGACCGGGTTTTCACGATGGTTGTGATTGTGAACCTGACAATGGCGGTTTATGGCCTTTTGCCCATCGCCCCCCTGGCCGGTTCCGGTGTTTTGGACATATTGTGTGGCCCGTGGCAGGGATTTCTCAGATACTATCATCTGGCCGGGCCTTATCTGCTGATCGGACTTTTTCTTCTGGAACGCCTGACACAGGTGGCGCTGCCTGGCCGTTTTCTTGATCCGCTGGTTGTGGCGGCGGTTGATTACCTGACGGGCACATAG